The following are encoded together in the Buteo buteo chromosome 2, bButBut1.hap1.1, whole genome shotgun sequence genome:
- the HNF4A gene encoding hepatocyte nuclear factor 4-alpha isoform X2, protein MIMRLSKALIDMEMADYSAVLDPAYTTLEFENMQVLAMGNADTSPSETANLNTSNSIGVSALCAICGDRATGKHYGASSCDGCKGFFRRSVRKNHMYSCRFNRQCVVDKDKRNQCRYCRLKKCFRAGMKKEAVQNERDRISTRRSSYEDSSLPSISVLLQAEVLAQQISSPVPVINGDIRGKKIANISDVCESMKQQLLVLVEWAKYIPAFCELPLDDQVALLRAHAGEHLLLGAAKRSMVFKDVLLLGNDHIIPRNCPELVEVNRVAIRILDELVLPFQELQIDDNEYACLKAIIFFDPDAKGLSDPSKIKRMRYQVQVSLEDYINDRQYDSRGRFGELLLLLPVLQSITWQMIEQIQFVKLFGMAKIDNLLQEMLLGGSSSETPHAHHPLHPHLIQENLGTNVIVANTMPPQMHNGQMSTPETPQPSPPAGSGPEQYKLLPGAIATVAKQPTSIPQPAITKQEVI, encoded by the exons ATGATAATGCGCCTTTCCAAAGCCCTAATAGACATGGAGATGGCAGATTATAGCGCAGTGCTAGACCCGGCGTACACCACTCTGGAGTTTGAGAACATGCAGGTGCTGGCTATGGGCAACG CAGACACATCTCCATCAGAAACAGCCAACCTCAACACTTCCAACAGCATCGGGGTGAGCGCGCTGTGTGCCATCTGCGGGGACCGCGCCACAGGGAAGCATTACGGGGCTTCCAGCTGCGATGGCTGCAAAGGCTTCTTCAGGAGGAGCGTCCGGAAGAACCACATGTACTCCTGCAG GTTTAACAGGCAGTGTGTGGTagacaaagacaaaagaaaccAGTGCCGATACTGCAGGCTTAAGAAGTGCTTCCGAGCAGGAATGAAGAAGGAAG CTGTACAAAATGAACGGGACCGAATCAGCACCCGGAGATCAAGTTACGAAGACAGCAGCTTGCCCTCCATCAGTGTCTTACTGCAGGCAGAAGTCCTGGCACAACAG atATCATCCCCAGTTCCTGTGATCAACGGAGACATCCGAGGGAAGAAGATTGCCAACATCTCCGACGTGTGCGAGTCcatgaagcagcagctgctagTGCTGGTGGAGTGGGCCAAGTACATCCCTGCCTTCTGCGAGCTGCCCCTGGATGACCAG GTAGCACTGCTGCGAGCACATGCAGGGGAACATCTGTTACTGGGAGCTGCCAAGAGGTCCATGGTGTTCAAGGATGTCTTGCTGCTAG GAAACGACCACATCATCCCACGGAACTGCCCCGAACTGGTAGAGGTGAACCGAGTAGCCATCCGCATCCTGGACGAGCTGGTCCTCCCCTTCCAGGAGCTGCAGATAGATGATAACGAATATGCCTGCTTGAAAGCCATCATCTTCTTCGACCCAG ATGCCAAAGGACTCAGTGACCCCTCGAAGATCAAGCGGATGCGATACCAGGTGCAGGTCAGCCTGGAGGACTACATCAATGACCGGCAATACGACTCACGGGGCCGCTtcggggagctgctgctgctgctacctgTGCTGCAGAGCATCACCTGGCAGATGATAGAGCAGATCCAGTTTGTCAAGCTCTTTGGCATGGCTAAGATTGACAACCtgctgcaggagatgctgctgggag GCTCATCAAGTGAAACACCGCATGCTCACCACCCCCTGCACCCTCATCTGATCCAGGAGAACCTGGGAACAAACGTCATTGTGGCCAACACAATGCCTCCTCAGATGCACAACGGGCAGATGT